The Lates calcarifer isolate ASB-BC8 linkage group LG6, TLL_Latcal_v3, whole genome shotgun sequence genome includes a region encoding these proteins:
- the pink1 gene encoding serine/threonine-protein kinase PINK1, mitochondrial, with amino-acid sequence MSVKHAISRGLELGRSVFQLGLLKSGGRVAARLRADRFRVGPSVRTVQPQAFLPSRYRYYRTSLKGLAAQLQSAGFRRGFTGGSPRNRAVFLAFGLGVGLIEQQLEDDRRSAATCQEIQAVFSKKRFQSPLKPFTSGHKLEDYIIGNQIGKGSNAAVYEAAAQLAPPNESERKCSLVQLREDEEEGEKARSLTCCSLRNFPLAIKMMWNFGAGSSSEDILKSMSQELVPAGPLALKQEKEQITLDGQFGVLPKRVSAHPNVIRVYRAFTADVPLLPGAQEEYPDVLPARLNPAGLGNNRTLFLVMKNYPCTLRQYLEVSTPGRRQGTLMVLQLLEGVDHLCRQGIAHRDLKSDNVLLEFDSDGCPRLVITDFGCCLAQSDSSLQLPFNSIWVNRGGNASLMAPEVVTAVPGCGAVIDYSKADAWAVGAISYEIFGQHNPFYRAVGLESRTYQEKQLPSLPSSVPADVQLVIRLLLRRNPSKRPSARVAANMLHLSLWGRKALANQDSAGMRKLADWLLCQSAVVLLKGCSGPSGNKVEAELQRSFLANLDLEDLRTAVGFLLYGRDQRQACILSA; translated from the exons ATGTCTGTGAAACACGCCATTAGCCGGGGGCTCGAGTTGGGCCGGTCGGTCTTTCAGCTGGGTCTCCTCAAATCCGGTGGCCGAGTCGCAGCAAGGCTCCGAGCTGATCGTTTCCGTGTAGGCCCGTCGGTCCGCACCGTTCAGCCTCAGGCTTTCCTGCCGTCCCGGTACCGCTATTACCGCACCTCTCTGAAGGGCCTGGCAGCCCAGCTTCAGTCCGCCGGCTTCAGGAGGGGTTTCACCGGCGGCTCCCCGCGAAACAGGGCCGTGTTTTTGGCCTTCGGTCTCGGTGTGGGACTCATCGAACAACAGCTGGAGGATGACAGGAGGAGTGCGGCGACATGTCAGGAGATCCAG GCTGTGTTCAGCAAGAAGAGATTCCAGAGCCCTCTCAAACCATTCACCTCTGGACATAAACTGGAGGATTACATTATAGGGAACCAAATTGGGAAAGGCTCCAATGCAGCTGTGTACGAGGCCGCAGCTCAGTTAGCCCCCCCGAACGAGAGTGAGCGTAAGTGCTCCCTGGTGCAGCTGagggaagatgaagaggaaggggagAAGGCTCGATCTCTGACATGCTGCTCACTCAGAAACTTTCCTCTGGCAATCAAGATGATGTGGAACTTCGGG GCAGGTTCGTCGAGTGAGGATATACTGAAATCCATGTCACAGGAGCTGGTGCCTGCAGGCCCCCTGGCCttaaagcaagaaaaagaacaaattacTCTGGATGG ACAATTTGGAGTCCTTCCCAAAAGAGTGTCAGCACACCCTAATGTGATCAGAGTGTACCGGGCTTTCACAGCGGATGTTCCATTGCTGCCAGGTGCCCAGGAAGAGTATCCAGACGTGCTGCCAGCCAGGCTCAACCCTGCTGGTCTTGGCAACAATCGCACTCTTTTCCTGGTCATGAAGAA CTATCCATGCACACTGCGACAGTACCTGGAAGTGTCCACACCGGGCCGCAGGCAGGGCACTCTGATGGTGCTGCAGCTCCTTGAGGGGGTCGACCATCTGTGCAGACAGGGCATCGCCCACAGAGATCTCAAATCAGACAACGTGCTGCTGGAATTTGACTCAG ATGGATGCCCTCGTTTAGTGATTACTGACTTTGGCTGCTGCTTGGCTCAGAGTGACTCAAGTCTACAGCTGCCCTTCAACAGCATTTGGGTCAACAGAGGAGGGAACGCTTCACTAATGGCACCTGAG GTGGTCACTGCAGTTCCAGGATGTGGTGCAGTGATTGACTACAGCAAAGCAGATGCCTGGGCTGTGGGTGCCATCTCCTACGAGATATTCGGGCAGCATAACCCGTTCTATCGAGCCGTGGGACTGGAGAGCAGGACTTACCAGGAGAAGCAGCTTCCTTCTCTACCCTCCAGCGTTCCAGCTGATGTGCAGTTAGTGATCAGACTACTCCTCAGGAGGAACCCAAGCAAG cGCCCCAGTGCCCGTGTCGCAGCTAACATGCTGCATCTCAGCCTCTGGGGACGGAAGGCCCTGGCCAATCAGGACAGTGCAGGCATGAGGAAGCTGGCTGATTGGCTGCTGTGCCAGTCTGCTGTGGTTCTCCTGAAGGGCTGTAGTGGACCCAGTGGGAACAAGGTGGAGGCAGAGCTTCAGAGGAGCTTTCTGGCTAACCTGGACCTGGAGGACCTGCGCACCGCTGTGGGCTTCCTGCTGTATGGACGAGATCAGCGTCAGGCCTGCATACTGTCTGCATAG
- the LOC108889348 gene encoding trypsin I-P1-like, protein MRYQNKFVDQNFYHLKDQEFKPKCLTHCLLSPSTEAYAARIIGGQEVSPYSIKYQASLQDEKGQHYCGGTLVHPQWVVSAAHCWKPSSLMRVVLSEHSLVTTEGFEQIFNVSKIYVHNYNYKTFNNDIMLIMLSEPAQLNANVQPVALPDEHTPPLVDDICTVSGWGVTQIYSYYLSPVLRAVDVRIQPYCIYYYWGRITPNMLCAGSRMGGKDSCQGDSGGPLICNGFFEGIVSWGISCANPYFPGVYTKVRNYVEWMKWIIDTNTP, encoded by the exons ATGAGG TATCAG AACAAATTTGTTGACCAGAATTTTTATCATCTAAAAGACCAAGAGTTTAAGCCCAAATGCCTGACTCACTGCCTACTTTCACCATCCACAGAGGCATACGCAGCGAGGATCATTGGGGGTCAGGAGGTTTCACCATACTCCATCAAATATCAGGCATCCCTGCAGGATGAGAAAGGGCAGCACTACTGTGGAGGAACCTTAGTGCACCCTCAGTGGGTGGTGTCTGCTGCCCACTGCTGGAAGCC GAGCAGTCTGATGAGGGTGGTGTTGAGTGAACACAGCTTGGTCACAACAGAAGGATTTGAACAGATCTTCAATGTCTCGAAGATATATGtccacaactacaactacaagaCATTCAACAATGACATTATGCTCATTATG ttgagTGAACCGGCACAGCTGAACGCAAATGTCCAGCCAGTTGCTCTGCCTGATGAACACACCCCTCCGCTTGTTGATGACATCTGCACAGTGAGCGGCTGGGGCGTGACACAGATTTACAGTTACTACCTGTCCCCTGTGCTACGTGCTGTGGATGTGAGAATCCAGCCTTACTGCATATATTACTACTGGGGCAGGATCACCCCAAACATGCTGTGTGCTGGATCTCGGATGGGTGGCAAAGATTCCTGCCAG GGTGATTCTGGTGGGCCCCTCATCTGCAACGGCTTCTTTGAAGGCATTGTCTCCTGGGGTATCAGCTGTGCAAACCCATACTTCCCTGGGGTCTACACCAAAGTGAGAAACTATGTTGAGTGGATGAAATGGATTATCGACACTAACACACCATAA